From one Caldichromatium japonicum genomic stretch:
- the hemE gene encoding uroporphyrinogen decarboxylase → MTPLHNDTFLRALLREPVDYTPVWMMRQAGRYLPEYRATRARAGSFMTLCKTPELACEVTLQPLERYPLDAAILFSDILTVPDAMGLGLYFAEGEGPHFERPVRTAADIERLPVPDPEAELRYVLDAVSTIRQALNGRVPLIGFSGSPWTLATYMVEGGALKNFARIKAMLFDQPVLLHRLLAKVADAVTVYLNAQIARGAQAVMIFDTWGGALAPANYREFSLAYMQRVVEGLNRESEGRRVPVILFTKNGGQWLAEMAKTGCDALGVDWTTDLADARRLVEDQVALQGNLDPCVLYASPERIRAEVARVLSSYGPGSGHIFNLGHGITQDVDPEHPAVMVEAVHTLSRAYHP, encoded by the coding sequence ATGACACCGCTGCACAATGACACCTTTCTGCGCGCCCTGCTGCGCGAGCCTGTTGACTACACACCGGTCTGGATGATGCGCCAGGCGGGGCGCTATCTGCCCGAATATCGCGCCACCCGTGCGCGTGCCGGAAGCTTCATGACGCTGTGCAAGACCCCGGAGCTCGCCTGCGAGGTCACTCTACAGCCCCTTGAGCGCTATCCCCTCGATGCCGCGATCCTCTTCTCGGACATCCTGACGGTCCCGGATGCTATGGGACTTGGGCTCTATTTCGCAGAGGGCGAGGGGCCGCATTTCGAGCGCCCGGTGCGTACCGCAGCCGACATCGAGCGCCTCCCCGTCCCCGATCCAGAAGCAGAACTGCGCTATGTGCTGGATGCGGTCTCAACCATCCGCCAGGCGCTCAACGGGCGCGTACCCCTGATCGGTTTTTCCGGCAGCCCCTGGACGCTTGCGACCTATATGGTCGAGGGCGGGGCCTTGAAGAACTTCGCCCGCATCAAGGCGATGCTCTTCGACCAGCCTGTACTGCTCCATCGCCTGCTCGCCAAGGTCGCGGATGCCGTGACCGTCTACCTCAATGCCCAGATCGCGCGCGGGGCGCAGGCAGTCATGATCTTTGATACCTGGGGCGGGGCCTTGGCGCCGGCCAATTATCGCGAGTTCTCGCTCGCCTATATGCAGCGGGTGGTCGAGGGTCTGAACCGCGAATCCGAGGGGCGGCGCGTGCCCGTGATCCTGTTTACCAAAAACGGCGGTCAGTGGCTCGCAGAGATGGCCAAGACCGGCTGCGATGCCTTGGGCGTGGATTGGACCACGGATCTTGCTGATGCCCGCCGCTTGGTCGAGGATCAGGTGGCGCTCCAGGGTAACCTGGATCCTTGCGTGCTCTATGCCTCGCCCGAGCGCATCCGCGCAGAGGTGGCGCGGGTGCTCTCCAGTTACGGGCCGGGCTCGGGCCATATCTTCAACCTTGGGCATGGGATCACCCAGGATGTCGATCCGGAGCATCCGGCGGTGATGGTCGAGGCAGTGCATACCCTAAGTCGCGCCTATCATCCGTGA
- a CDS encoding tRNA 2-thiocytidine biosynthesis TtcA family protein, with translation MIGEGDRILLGVSGGKDSLSLLQILLHLQAHAPVHFELAVATIDPQAPGYDPSPLQDYYRALGLTWHYERQPLLEQARVHLKGDSFCAYCARMKRGILYRLCREQGYNVLALGQHLDDLAESLLMSLFHNGQLRTMKAHYRNQDGDIRIIRPLVYCRERQTAEFARSTGLPVIPESCPACFEQPVRRAEMKGLLDREESKYPKLFASILQALKPLMVEGELPEPGGPAPYPCTRADRAQGAASQRVTDHDPDRRTPGTL, from the coding sequence ATGATCGGCGAGGGGGATCGCATCCTGCTCGGGGTCTCGGGCGGCAAGGACTCGCTTTCGTTGCTTCAGATTCTGCTCCATCTCCAGGCTCATGCGCCGGTGCATTTCGAGCTGGCCGTAGCCACCATCGATCCCCAGGCCCCCGGCTATGACCCAAGCCCGCTCCAGGACTATTACCGGGCCCTGGGCCTGACCTGGCATTACGAGCGCCAGCCGCTGCTGGAGCAAGCGAGGGTGCATCTCAAGGGGGATTCGTTTTGCGCCTATTGCGCGCGTATGAAGCGAGGGATCCTCTATCGGCTCTGCCGCGAGCAGGGTTATAACGTCTTGGCGCTAGGCCAGCACCTCGATGACCTAGCCGAGAGCCTGTTGATGTCCCTCTTTCACAACGGCCAACTGCGCACCATGAAGGCCCATTATCGTAATCAGGATGGCGACATCCGCATCATCCGCCCCCTGGTCTATTGCCGCGAGCGTCAGACCGCTGAGTTCGCCCGCAGCACCGGCCTTCCCGTGATCCCCGAATCCTGCCCCGCCTGTTTCGAGCAACCCGTGCGCCGCGCCGAGATGAAGGGGCTCTTGGACCGCGAGGAGTCTAAATATCCCAAGCTCTTTGCCAGCATTTTGCAGGCGCTCAAACCCCTCATGGTCGAGGGCGAGCTGCCTGAACCGGGTGGGCCTGCTCCTTATCCCTGCACCCGAGCAGACCGCGCGCAGGGAGCGGCCTCTCAGCGGGTGACTGACCATGACCCAGACCGCCGAACGCCCGGCACGTTATGA
- the tnpA gene encoding IS200/IS605 family transposase encodes MKPLHSSISLLVDDHRRNVFNGDAIAQLRTIFTNVCTDFEAQLIKMDGEDDHVHLLVEYPPKVAVSSLVNSLKGASSRLLRKEQPDIQKHYWKGVLWSPSYFASSCGGAPISIVRQYIEQQQTPT; translated from the coding sequence TTGAAGCCGTTGCATAGCTCAATCAGTCTCTTGGTCGATGACCATCGCCGCAATGTGTTCAACGGCGATGCCATCGCACAACTGCGAACGATCTTCACCAACGTCTGCACGGATTTTGAAGCACAACTGATCAAGATGGACGGCGAGGACGATCATGTCCACCTGTTGGTAGAGTACCCGCCCAAGGTTGCCGTCTCCAGCCTCGTGAACAGCCTCAAAGGCGCATCCAGCCGCCTGCTGCGCAAGGAACAACCCGACATCCAGAAACACTACTGGAAGGGCGTGCTGTGGTCGCCGTCCTACTTCGCCTCAAGTTGTGGCGGCGCACCAATTTCCATCGTGCGCCAATACATCGAACAGCAGCAGACGCCAACCTAA
- a CDS encoding metallophosphoesterase family protein, producing the protein MKRVRVALLSDTHGALDPRVREVVEGCDLALHGGDIGHAAILAQLQPRLGRVLAVFGNNDVARKWPEEDRRLLVHLPEWLEQPLPGGTIALIHGHQIPARGRHDLLRARFPQARAIVYGHSHRLETDLSRLPWVLNPGAAGRSRTYGGPSCLVLIANEQDWQIETHRFPLSIQQRKSHGHFLHEPSPQRKGHTAQVIVAPGRAGHC; encoded by the coding sequence TTGAAACGGGTGCGGGTAGCGCTGCTCTCCGATACCCATGGGGCGCTCGACCCCAGGGTGCGTGAGGTAGTCGAGGGCTGTGACCTCGCCCTGCACGGCGGCGATATCGGCCATGCTGCGATCCTCGCCCAGCTTCAGCCGCGTCTCGGGCGGGTGCTGGCGGTCTTCGGCAACAACGACGTCGCGCGCAAATGGCCCGAGGAGGACCGTAGGCTCTTGGTCCATCTCCCCGAATGGTTGGAACAACCCCTGCCGGGCGGGACGATCGCCCTCATCCATGGTCACCAGATCCCCGCCCGCGGGCGCCATGACCTCTTGCGCGCCCGCTTTCCCCAGGCGCGCGCCATCGTCTATGGTCACAGCCACCGGCTGGAGACCGACTTAAGCCGCCTGCCCTGGGTCCTCAATCCAGGTGCGGCTGGACGTTCGCGCACCTATGGCGGTCCCTCTTGTCTGGTCCTGATCGCCAACGAACAGGATTGGCAGATCGAGACCCATCGCTTCCCTTTATCGATCCAGCAACGCAAGTCGCACGGCCACTTTCTCCATGAACCCAGTCCTCAACGCAAGGGTCATACCGCCCAGGTCATTGTTGCGCCGGGTCGGGCAGGCCATTGCTGA
- a CDS encoding RNA-guided endonuclease InsQ/TnpB family protein, translating to MQRLQAFKFELKPNGDQARDLRRFAGSCRFVYNRALALQQERYATGEKKLGYADLCKALTAWKADPPTAWLGEAPAQALRQSLKDLDQAYANFFAKRAGFPRFKKKGQSDSFRYSDSEKIKLDQANSRIFLPKLGWLRYRNSREVLGVVKNVTVSQSGGKWFVSIQTEREVERPIPQGGAVGIDMGIVRFATLSDGTVYAPLNSFKRHETRLRKAQQALSRKVKFSNNWKKAKARVQRIHSRIRNARRDFLHKTSTAISKNHAMVCIEDLQVGNMTKSAAGTIEQPGRNVRGKSGLNKSILDQGWFEFRRQLDYKLAWRGGWLIAVPPQNTSRTCPCCGHVSADNRQTQDRFECVECGFEENADVVGAINVLRAGHARFACEVSDAIGPQQQEPTEAVQERFNTTPERRWNPRPSGRGGCQLSLACAVDRLSVNQTRRLRACTKSFRVSGPTFPP from the coding sequence ATGCAACGGCTTCAAGCCTTCAAATTTGAGTTGAAGCCCAACGGCGATCAGGCGCGCGACCTGCGCCGCTTCGCGGGGTCGTGCCGCTTCGTCTACAATCGGGCGCTGGCGTTGCAACAGGAGCGGTATGCGACCGGCGAGAAGAAACTCGGGTATGCCGATCTGTGCAAGGCGCTGACCGCGTGGAAGGCCGATCCCCCGACCGCCTGGCTTGGCGAGGCTCCCGCTCAAGCCTTGCGGCAGTCTCTCAAGGATCTGGACCAGGCCTACGCCAACTTTTTCGCCAAGCGCGCCGGCTTCCCGCGCTTCAAGAAGAAAGGGCAATCCGACAGTTTCCGTTACTCCGATTCGGAAAAAATCAAACTCGACCAGGCCAACAGCCGTATCTTCCTGCCGAAACTTGGCTGGCTGAGGTATCGCAACAGCCGTGAGGTGCTTGGCGTGGTGAAGAACGTCACCGTGAGCCAGTCCGGCGGCAAGTGGTTCGTGAGTATCCAGACCGAGCGCGAGGTAGAGCGGCCCATCCCGCAGGGTGGCGCAGTCGGCATCGACATGGGCATTGTCCGCTTCGCCACCTTGAGCGACGGGACGGTCTACGCCCCGCTCAATAGTTTCAAGCGGCATGAGACGCGCTTGCGCAAGGCGCAACAGGCGCTCTCCCGCAAGGTGAAATTCAGCAACAACTGGAAGAAGGCGAAAGCCAGAGTCCAGCGCATTCATTCCCGCATCCGTAATGCCCGCCGCGACTTCCTACATAAGACCTCGACCGCGATCAGCAAAAACCACGCGATGGTGTGTATCGAGGACTTGCAGGTAGGGAACATGACCAAGTCGGCGGCTGGGACAATCGAACAGCCGGGCAGAAACGTTCGGGGCAAGTCTGGCCTAAACAAGTCCATTCTCGACCAGGGCTGGTTTGAGTTTCGCCGGCAACTGGACTACAAGCTGGCATGGCGGGGTGGCTGGCTCATTGCCGTGCCGCCGCAGAACACAAGCCGCACCTGCCCGTGCTGCGGCCATGTGTCGGCGGACAACCGCCAGACGCAAGATCGGTTCGAGTGCGTGGAATGCGGTTTTGAGGAAAACGCCGATGTGGTCGGCGCGATCAATGTGCTAAGGGCGGGACACGCCCGGTTCGCCTGTGAAGTGAGCGATGCAATCGGGCCCCAGCAGCAAGAACCCACCGAAGCGGTTCAGGAGCGCTTCAATACCACTCCTGAGCGCCGTTGGAATCCTCGACCTTCAGGCCGGGGAGGATGTCAACTTTCCCTTGCATGCGCTGTGGACCGATTGAGCGTGAATCAAACGCGGCGCTTGAGGGCATGCACCAAATCCTTCAGGGTTTCGGGGCCCACCTTCCCCCCATAG
- a CDS encoding zinc-dependent alcohol dehydrogenase family protein: MKVIEIRETGGPEVLQLAEYPEPAVGAEEVLVRLKAAGVNPVDTKIRRRGPLIPNGLPAVLGCDGAGVVEAVGSAVTRFRPGDEVWFCAGGLGGPAGNYGEYRVLHQDIPQPKPRTLGMIEAAAAPLVLLTAWESLYDRARIQPGQRVLIHAGAGGVGHVAIQLARLAGARVCTTVSSPEKAAFAHALGAEFCINYREEDLVEAVMDWTGGEGVDIALDTVGPEVFRRTIPAVAHYGDLVTILDPGPQLDLAEARMRNLRISLELMLTPMLRNLPKARAHQGEILNRCAESIDHGELRIHVSQTFPLAEAAATHRLIEEGHVTGKMVLILD, from the coding sequence ATGAAAGTCATCGAGATCCGCGAAACCGGTGGACCTGAGGTCTTACAGCTCGCCGAGTATCCGGAGCCTGCAGTGGGTGCGGAAGAGGTCCTGGTGCGCCTGAAGGCCGCTGGGGTCAATCCGGTCGATACCAAGATCCGGCGGCGCGGTCCTCTGATCCCCAATGGCCTGCCGGCGGTGCTCGGCTGCGACGGCGCCGGGGTCGTAGAGGCGGTGGGATCAGCGGTGACGCGGTTTAGACCAGGCGATGAGGTCTGGTTCTGCGCTGGCGGGCTCGGCGGACCTGCCGGCAACTATGGCGAATATCGGGTGCTGCATCAGGATATCCCCCAACCCAAGCCGCGCACGCTCGGCATGATCGAGGCCGCAGCCGCCCCCCTGGTGCTGCTCACCGCCTGGGAGTCGCTCTATGACCGTGCGCGTATCCAGCCAGGGCAGCGGGTGCTGATCCATGCTGGTGCAGGCGGGGTCGGGCATGTCGCGATTCAGCTCGCGCGTCTGGCCGGCGCCCGGGTATGCACCACTGTCAGCAGCCCAGAGAAGGCCGCCTTTGCCCATGCACTGGGCGCCGAGTTTTGTATTAATTATCGCGAAGAGGATCTGGTCGAGGCGGTGATGGATTGGACCGGGGGGGAAGGCGTGGATATCGCCTTGGATACCGTCGGCCCCGAGGTATTTCGCCGCACCATCCCCGCGGTCGCCCATTACGGGGATCTGGTGACCATCTTGGACCCAGGCCCGCAGCTCGACCTCGCCGAGGCCAGGATGCGCAACCTGCGGATCAGCCTAGAGCTCATGCTCACCCCCATGTTGCGCAACCTCCCTAAGGCGCGCGCCCATCAGGGGGAGATACTCAACCGCTGTGCCGAGTCTATCGACCACGGTGAGCTGCGCATCCATGTCTCCCAGACCTTCCCACTTGCTGAGGCCGCCGCCACCCATCGCCTGATCGAGGAGGGTCATGTGACCGGCAAGATGGTCCTGATCCTGGATTGA